A part of Marinobacter psychrophilus genomic DNA contains:
- the ribF gene encoding bifunctional riboflavin kinase/FAD synthetase, with product MRLIRGLTNLKTLSQSGEGPLARGCVATVGNFDGVHRGHQAILEQVKTQAAKHNLPSVVVIFEPQPQEFFRGVDAPPRLTGFRQKLEALRTQGIDAVLCLRFDEQFRQFSAWGFVDSLLIQGLAVKHLVVGDDFRFGCDRSGDFNFLEKVGADAGFTVENTRTVVIEGDRVSSTRIRKLLADNQLDSAEHLLGWKYHIAGRIVYGRQLGREIGAPTANIRLAQIPALQGVYVVKVRLADGALHDGIANIGLRPTVDGRHPALEVHLFDYAGMLYGQRLDVTFRQGLRDEVRFESVGALKTQIAKDFSSARRWLAESLTANRTAKKD from the coding sequence ATGCGCTTGATTCGCGGCCTGACCAACCTGAAAACGCTGTCGCAATCGGGCGAAGGCCCACTGGCGCGCGGCTGTGTGGCTACCGTGGGCAACTTTGACGGGGTGCACCGCGGCCATCAGGCGATTTTGGAGCAGGTAAAAACACAAGCTGCAAAGCATAACTTGCCCTCGGTAGTGGTGATTTTTGAGCCCCAGCCTCAGGAGTTCTTTCGCGGTGTGGATGCGCCGCCGCGGTTGACCGGTTTCCGCCAGAAATTGGAAGCTTTACGAACGCAGGGTATTGATGCAGTGCTGTGCCTGCGTTTCGACGAGCAGTTCCGCCAGTTTTCGGCCTGGGGCTTTGTGGATAGCCTGCTGATTCAGGGCCTGGCGGTGAAGCATCTGGTGGTAGGAGACGACTTCCGTTTTGGTTGTGACCGTTCCGGTGATTTTAATTTTTTGGAGAAAGTGGGCGCTGACGCAGGCTTTACGGTTGAAAACACCCGTACAGTGGTGATCGAGGGCGACCGGGTTAGCAGCACTCGCATCCGTAAACTGCTGGCTGATAACCAGTTGGATAGCGCCGAACATTTGCTGGGGTGGAAGTATCACATTGCTGGCCGCATTGTTTATGGACGCCAGCTGGGGCGTGAGATTGGCGCGCCAACGGCGAATATCCGCCTGGCCCAAATACCCGCCTTGCAGGGTGTTTACGTGGTAAAAGTAAGGTTGGCCGATGGCGCTCTGCACGACGGCATTGCCAATATTGGCTTGCGACCGACCGTCGACGGCAGACACCCGGCACTGGAAGTGCACCTGTTTGATTACGCCGGTATGCTTTACGGCCAGAGGCTTGACGTTACTTTCCGCCAAGGCCTGCGTGATGAAGTCCGCTTTGAATCGGTGGGCGCCCTGAAAACCCAGATTGCCAAAGACTTTAGCAGCGCTCGGCGCTGGCTTGCTGAGAGCCTGACTGCGAATCGTACTGCGAAAAAAGACTGA
- the proB gene encoding glutamate 5-kinase: MTERAQLQQARRLVVKIGSALLTNDGEGLDVPALGRWVDQMAALVAAGVELVVVSSGAVAEGMSRLGWTRRPQQAHELQAAAAVGQMGLVQTWEAQFKRHGIHTAQILLTHDDLSDRKRYLNGRSTLRALLELGVVPIVNENDTVVTDEIRFGDNDTLGALVANVVEADGLIILTDQLGLFDKDPRKHSDATLVNECFASNRNLDAMAGSSAGALGRGGMQTKLRAARLAARSGAFTVIVGGRIDNVLSRLREREALGTLLLPEQGRVAARKQWLASHLQTRGTLVIDDGAARVLRQGGRSLLPVGVTRISGEFRRGEMVACLDEQGNEVARGLVNYDAAAARLIAGQSSERIMELLGFMTGEELIHRDNMVIAS; the protein is encoded by the coding sequence ATGACTGAACGCGCCCAACTGCAACAGGCTCGCCGCCTGGTGGTGAAAATCGGAAGTGCCCTGCTAACCAACGATGGTGAAGGGCTGGACGTGCCTGCTCTGGGCCGCTGGGTAGATCAGATGGCCGCGCTGGTTGCGGCCGGTGTAGAGCTGGTGGTGGTGTCATCCGGCGCTGTTGCCGAGGGCATGAGCCGGTTAGGCTGGACTCGCCGGCCGCAGCAGGCGCATGAATTGCAGGCAGCCGCGGCCGTAGGGCAGATGGGATTGGTACAAACCTGGGAGGCACAGTTCAAGCGCCACGGCATACACACTGCCCAGATTCTTCTGACCCACGACGACCTGTCTGATCGCAAGCGTTATTTGAATGGCCGCAGCACCCTGCGGGCGTTATTGGAGTTGGGCGTCGTGCCGATCGTGAACGAGAACGACACGGTGGTGACCGATGAAATTCGTTTTGGTGACAACGATACCCTTGGTGCGTTGGTGGCCAACGTGGTCGAGGCCGACGGCCTGATTATCCTCACAGATCAACTGGGTCTGTTTGATAAAGACCCGCGTAAACACAGCGACGCAACATTGGTGAACGAGTGCTTCGCCAGCAACCGCAATTTGGATGCTATGGCCGGCAGCAGCGCTGGCGCGCTTGGCCGTGGGGGCATGCAGACCAAGCTTCGTGCGGCGCGGTTAGCAGCACGCTCAGGGGCCTTCACGGTGATTGTGGGCGGGCGCATCGACAATGTTCTGAGCCGGCTGCGTGAACGCGAGGCGCTAGGTACGCTTTTATTGCCGGAGCAGGGCCGTGTAGCGGCTCGCAAGCAGTGGCTGGCCAGTCACCTGCAAACCCGGGGTACTTTAGTGATTGATGATGGCGCGGCGCGGGTGTTGCGACAGGGTGGTCGCAGCTTGCTGCCTGTAGGCGTTACCCGTATCAGTGGTGAATTCCGCCGCGGCGAGATGGTGGCGTGTCTGGATGAGCAGGGTAATGAAGTGGCTCGTGGCCTGGTGAATTACGACGCTGCTGCTGCACGTTTGATTGCTGGTCAGTCCAGTGAACGCATTATGGAATTGCTGGGCTTTATGACCGGTGAAGAGCTGATTCACCGCGACAACATGGTGATTGCCTCTTAG
- a CDS encoding phosphatidylglycerophosphatase A family protein, which produces MSQNDFSTGPDLPEGVLPPGFLRDPVHLLAFGFGSGAMPRAPGTWGSLAAVPIWYTFSWLPQPIYWAIVALAFIVGVWLCGKTARDLKVHDHGGIVWDEFVGMWIALGLFPDHIVGVLLAFVMFRLFDIIKPWPINWLDERLPGGFGIMVDDVVAAIMALVCLYLIDLWIMPQVFS; this is translated from the coding sequence ATGAGCCAGAACGACTTTTCAACAGGACCGGATTTGCCGGAAGGTGTATTGCCACCCGGATTTTTGCGCGATCCTGTTCATCTTCTTGCGTTTGGCTTTGGCAGCGGCGCAATGCCCCGTGCACCCGGAACCTGGGGTAGTCTGGCAGCCGTTCCTATCTGGTATACGTTTTCCTGGCTACCCCAGCCCATATACTGGGCCATTGTGGCTCTGGCGTTTATTGTGGGAGTGTGGCTGTGCGGAAAAACCGCCCGCGATCTGAAAGTGCACGATCACGGTGGTATTGTCTGGGACGAGTTTGTGGGCATGTGGATTGCCTTGGGGTTGTTTCCAGACCACATCGTTGGCGTATTACTTGCGTTCGTCATGTTCCGTTTGTTTGACATTATAAAGCCGTGGCCCATTAATTGGCTGGACGAGCGCCTGCCTGGGGGCTTCGGTATTATGGTGGATGACGTAGTGGCCGCCATAATGGCCTTGGTTTGCCTTTACTTGATTGATTTATGGATTATGCCGCAGGTTTTTTCCTGA
- the rpmA gene encoding 50S ribosomal protein L27 produces the protein MAHKKAAGSTRNGRDSESKRLGVKRYGGESVSAGSIIVRQRGTRFHPGTNVGLGKDHTLFAKAEGQVKFEVKGPKNRKYVSIVSAA, from the coding sequence ATGGCTCATAAAAAAGCAGCAGGTAGTACCCGTAACGGTCGCGATTCCGAGTCGAAACGACTTGGTGTGAAGCGCTACGGCGGCGAAAGCGTATCCGCAGGCAGCATCATTGTTCGTCAGCGTGGCACTCGCTTTCACCCAGGCACTAACGTTGGACTGGGCAAGGATCACACCTTGTTCGCGAAAGCCGAAGGTCAGGTGAAGTTTGAAGTAAAAGGCCCTAAGAACCGCAAATATGTAAGCATCGTCTCAGCTGCATAA
- the rpsT gene encoding 30S ribosomal protein S20 has protein sequence MANSPQSKKRARQNENSRKHNTSLRSMARTYMKKIHVQIAEGNYEGAKAAFLQAQPILDSMINKGIFPKNKVARIKSRLNVKVKALQAA, from the coding sequence GTGGCAAATTCCCCGCAATCCAAAAAGCGTGCACGTCAAAACGAGAACAGTCGCAAGCACAACACCAGCCTGCGTTCCATGGCTCGTACGTACATGAAAAAGATTCATGTTCAAATCGCCGAAGGCAACTATGAAGGCGCGAAAGCTGCTTTTTTGCAAGCCCAGCCGATTCTGGACAGCATGATCAACAAAGGCATCTTCCCCAAGAACAAGGTTGCTCGCATTAAGAGCCGCCTGAATGTCAAGGTGAAGGCACTGCAAGCGGCGTAA
- the ileS gene encoding isoleucine--tRNA ligase: MSDYKHTLNLPETAFPMRGNLANREPEMLKRWQDLNVYANLREQRAGRNKFILHDGPPYANGSIHIGHAVNKILKDMIVKSRGFMGFDAPYVPGWDCHGLPIEHKVEQKIGKAGVKVDYKTFRQACRDYATKQIAGQKADFIRLGVMGEWDKPYLTMDPKVEAGIVRALGKIVDKGHLVRGYKPVYWSVVGQSALAEAEVEYQDKTSTQIDVRFTAVDQAKALSLFNTSAGEGDVSVVIWTTTPWTIPANQAVSLGAELDYSLVQADVGAGPERMILASAMVDGVMSRWDVAGYQVLAQCTGAQLEHLALQHPVYDKHVPVILGDHVSTDAGTGAVHTAPDHGVEDFVVGKAYGIGTLNMVQADGTYTSATGEFAGVHVYKADDPVCNALTREGKLVRKEKFRHSFPHCWRTKTPLIYRATPQWFISMEKENLRADALEAIKGIRWVPTWGQNRIEAMVRQSPDWCVSRQRTWGVPITLFIHKETQDLHPNTQSLIEKVAQAIEVDGIDAWYDLDTRELLGDDADHYEKVLDTLDVWFDSGVTHESVLRVREELGQFPADLYLEGSDQHRGWFQSSLKTSIAINGVAPYKQVLTHGFTVDGKGYKMSKSLGNVIAPQEVTNDLGADILRLWVAATDYSGEMTVSKDILRQSADGYRRIRNTARFLMSNLTGFDPAKHTVAPADMMALDRWMVDRTLQLQNEIHEDYENYAFLKIYQKVYNFCESTLGGFYLDIIKDRQYTTQADSLTRRSCQTALYHVAEALVRWIAPILSFTADEIWQHLPGERGETVFYETWYQGLSEMPQSVELGRDYWRDISAVKEAVNKRLEDARKQGVIKGSLSAEVTLFCDGELAEKLKHLGEELRFVLITSEADVKPGSEAVDAEQTVYEGLSVQVRPASNTKCERCWHHRADVGSHADHPDLCGRCVTNVYGSGETRAFA, encoded by the coding sequence ATGAGCGATTACAAGCACACTCTGAATCTGCCGGAAACCGCTTTCCCCATGCGCGGTAACCTGGCCAACCGCGAGCCTGAAATGCTCAAACGCTGGCAGGACCTGAACGTATACGCCAACTTGCGCGAACAGCGCGCCGGGCGTAACAAGTTCATTCTTCACGATGGCCCTCCTTACGCCAACGGCAGCATTCACATTGGGCACGCGGTAAATAAAATCCTGAAGGATATGATTGTTAAGTCCCGCGGCTTCATGGGCTTCGATGCGCCTTACGTGCCCGGTTGGGACTGTCATGGCCTGCCTATCGAGCACAAAGTAGAGCAGAAAATCGGTAAAGCCGGCGTAAAAGTGGATTATAAAACCTTCCGTCAGGCCTGCCGTGATTACGCCACCAAGCAGATTGCCGGCCAGAAAGCCGACTTTATCCGCTTGGGCGTGATGGGTGAGTGGGACAAGCCTTACTTGACCATGGACCCGAAAGTAGAAGCGGGCATTGTGCGTGCGCTGGGCAAAATTGTAGACAAGGGCCACTTGGTGCGCGGTTACAAACCGGTCTACTGGAGCGTGGTAGGGCAGTCGGCTCTGGCCGAAGCGGAAGTAGAATATCAGGACAAGACCTCTACCCAGATCGACGTGCGCTTTACCGCAGTGGATCAAGCCAAAGCCCTGTCGCTGTTCAATACCAGCGCCGGTGAAGGCGACGTGTCCGTCGTTATCTGGACAACCACGCCCTGGACCATTCCTGCCAATCAGGCGGTTTCATTGGGCGCCGAGCTGGATTACTCGCTGGTGCAAGCCGATGTTGGCGCCGGTCCGGAGCGAATGATTCTGGCCAGCGCTATGGTAGATGGCGTTATGTCACGCTGGGATGTGGCCGGTTACCAAGTGTTGGCTCAATGTACCGGTGCCCAGCTGGAGCATTTGGCGCTGCAACACCCGGTTTATGACAAACACGTCCCGGTGATTCTGGGCGATCACGTTTCTACCGATGCAGGTACCGGCGCCGTTCACACCGCGCCAGACCACGGTGTGGAAGACTTTGTAGTGGGCAAAGCCTACGGCATTGGCACCCTAAATATGGTTCAGGCCGATGGCACCTACACCAGCGCTACCGGTGAGTTCGCCGGCGTGCACGTATACAAGGCTGATGACCCGGTCTGCAACGCTTTGACCCGGGAAGGCAAACTGGTTCGCAAAGAAAAGTTCCGCCACAGCTTCCCCCACTGCTGGCGCACTAAAACGCCGCTGATTTACCGTGCCACACCGCAGTGGTTTATCAGTATGGAAAAGGAAAACCTGCGCGCCGACGCTCTGGAAGCGATTAAGGGCATTCGCTGGGTGCCTACCTGGGGTCAGAACCGCATCGAAGCCATGGTGCGCCAGTCGCCGGACTGGTGCGTATCGCGCCAGCGCACCTGGGGTGTGCCGATTACTTTGTTTATCCACAAAGAAACTCAAGACCTGCACCCGAACACCCAAAGCCTGATCGAAAAAGTGGCTCAGGCTATCGAAGTCGATGGCATTGATGCCTGGTACGACCTGGATACCCGCGAGCTTCTGGGTGACGACGCCGATCACTACGAAAAAGTGTTGGACACCCTGGACGTGTGGTTTGATTCCGGTGTGACCCACGAATCGGTATTGCGGGTGCGCGAAGAGCTGGGCCAGTTCCCGGCCGATTTGTACCTGGAAGGTTCTGACCAGCACCGCGGCTGGTTTCAATCGTCTTTGAAAACGTCCATTGCCATCAACGGCGTGGCACCTTACAAGCAGGTGCTCACTCACGGCTTTACGGTGGATGGCAAGGGTTACAAAATGTCTAAATCCTTGGGCAACGTGATCGCGCCGCAAGAGGTGACTAACGACCTGGGCGCCGACATTCTGCGCCTGTGGGTAGCGGCCACCGACTACAGCGGCGAAATGACGGTCTCCAAAGACATTCTGCGGCAAAGTGCCGACGGTTATCGCCGCATCCGCAACACCGCGCGCTTCCTGATGAGCAACCTGACAGGTTTCGATCCAGCCAAGCACACAGTCGCCCCGGCCGACATGATGGCGCTGGACCGCTGGATGGTAGATCGCACCCTGCAATTGCAGAACGAAATCCACGAAGACTATGAAAACTACGCCTTTCTGAAGATTTATCAGAAAGTGTACAACTTCTGTGAATCCACTCTGGGCGGCTTTTATCTCGACATCATCAAAGATCGCCAGTACACCACCCAGGCCGATAGCCTGACGCGGCGTTCGTGCCAGACCGCGCTCTACCATGTGGCTGAAGCGCTGGTACGTTGGATTGCGCCGATTTTAAGCTTTACCGCCGATGAAATCTGGCAGCACCTGCCGGGCGAGCGCGGCGAGACCGTATTCTACGAAACCTGGTACCAAGGCCTTAGCGAAATGCCGCAGAGCGTGGAGCTGGGCCGTGATTACTGGCGCGACATTTCTGCCGTGAAAGAAGCGGTGAACAAACGACTGGAAGACGCCCGCAAGCAAGGCGTTATCAAGGGTTCCTTGAGTGCAGAAGTGACGTTATTTTGCGATGGCGAGTTGGCCGAGAAACTAAAGCACTTGGGCGAAGAGTTGCGCTTTGTGCTGATTACCTCGGAAGCGGACGTGAAGCCGGGAAGCGAGGCGGTTGACGCCGAACAAACCGTTTATGAAGGGCTGTCGGTTCAGGTTCGTCCCGCCAGCAATACCAAGTGCGAGCGCTGCTGGCACCACCGCGCCGACGTGGGTAGTCACGCAGATCACCCCGATTTGTGCGGCCGCTGTGTTACCAACGTGTATGGCTCGGGTGAAACCCGCGCCTTCGCCTGA
- the cgtA gene encoding Obg family GTPase CgtA has protein sequence MKFVDEATIIVEAGTGGHGCLSFRREKYVPRGGPDGGDGGDGGSVYLEANDALNTLIDYRFQRQHRAHNGQQGSGRNCTGIKGEDLVLPVPVGTTIVDMDTHEVLGDLTRIGQRQKVAQGGFHGLGNTRFKSSINRAPRQTSKGSEGETRNLRLELKVLADVGLLGMPNAGKSTFIRSVSAATPKVADYPFTTLVPNLGVVRVQNHQSFVIADIPGLIEGAAEGAGLGIRFLKHLVRTRLLLHLVDVAPYDGSSPAYAVKAIAYELEKFSETLANRDRWLVLNKVDMVPEDEREAHCQAIVDELEWTGPVFSISALSGEGTKPLTQAVMRWIEERAAEEAENPEAAEQEAARRRQMDEEARARITEEKMARRAAREEDNDDDFDDDDGDVEVVYAPE, from the coding sequence ATGAAATTTGTAGACGAAGCCACCATCATTGTGGAAGCAGGTACGGGCGGCCACGGTTGCCTGAGTTTCCGTCGTGAAAAATACGTGCCTCGGGGCGGGCCTGACGGTGGCGATGGTGGCGATGGCGGTTCTGTGTATCTGGAGGCCAACGATGCCCTGAACACTTTGATTGACTACCGCTTTCAGCGCCAGCACAGAGCTCATAACGGCCAACAGGGTTCCGGCCGCAATTGCACTGGTATCAAAGGCGAAGATCTGGTGCTGCCGGTACCGGTAGGCACCACCATAGTTGACATGGACACGCACGAAGTTCTGGGTGACCTGACCCGCATAGGTCAGCGCCAGAAAGTCGCTCAGGGTGGTTTTCACGGCCTGGGTAACACCCGCTTCAAGTCCTCTATTAACCGTGCTCCACGGCAGACTTCGAAAGGCTCTGAGGGTGAAACCCGGAATCTGCGGCTAGAGCTGAAAGTACTGGCCGATGTGGGGCTGTTGGGTATGCCCAATGCCGGTAAATCGACCTTCATTCGGTCTGTATCTGCGGCGACGCCAAAAGTGGCGGACTATCCGTTTACCACCCTGGTGCCAAACCTGGGCGTGGTCAGAGTGCAAAATCACCAAAGTTTTGTGATTGCCGACATCCCCGGCCTAATCGAGGGTGCAGCCGAAGGCGCCGGTCTGGGCATCCGTTTTCTGAAGCACCTGGTGCGTACCCGCCTACTGCTTCACTTGGTAGATGTGGCCCCTTACGACGGTTCATCGCCGGCCTACGCGGTAAAAGCCATCGCTTACGAGCTTGAAAAGTTCAGCGAAACCTTGGCCAATCGCGATCGCTGGCTAGTGTTGAATAAAGTCGATATGGTGCCGGAAGACGAGCGCGAGGCTCATTGTCAGGCCATCGTTGATGAGCTGGAATGGACAGGCCCGGTATTCAGCATCTCTGCTCTGAGTGGCGAAGGTACCAAACCCCTGACTCAAGCCGTTATGCGCTGGATTGAAGAGCGTGCGGCAGAAGAAGCGGAAAACCCCGAAGCGGCCGAGCAGGAAGCCGCTCGTCGTCGCCAGATGGATGAAGAGGCCCGCGCCCGCATTACCGAAGAAAAGATGGCTCGCCGCGCAGCCCGCGAAGAAGACAACGATGATGACTTTGACGACGATGATGGTGATGTAGAAGTGGTTTACGCGCCGGAATAA
- a CDS encoding polyprenyl synthetase family protein, translating to MTAQRIYDTVANDFSRVNELIIQRLSSDVPMVEKIAQYIIESGGKRLRPLLVLLASRATGYNEDNHLKLAVVIEFLHTATLLHDDVVDTSDMRRGRSTANAKWGNAPSVLVGDFLYARAFEMMVELESLPIMKVLSHATAVIAEGEVMQLMNVKNPDLTESQYMQVIHNKTAMLFEASSHSGALLAGANHAQEEALKNYGKHLGLAFQLVDDVLDYRGDAETMGKNVGDDLAEGKTTLPLIYAIANSSDDEKQLIRRAIRKGGLDDLQPVMAIINTTGALDYAMDKAKDQAQQAKDCLQSLPASEHLDALYLLTDIAVARIS from the coding sequence ATGACAGCCCAACGCATCTACGACACCGTGGCAAACGACTTCAGCCGCGTTAACGAACTGATTATCCAGCGTTTGTCATCCGATGTTCCGATGGTCGAAAAAATTGCGCAGTACATCATTGAAAGCGGTGGCAAGCGCCTGCGACCGCTACTGGTTCTGCTCGCAAGCCGCGCTACCGGCTATAACGAAGACAATCACCTGAAACTGGCCGTTGTTATCGAATTTTTGCACACCGCCACCCTGCTCCATGACGACGTGGTGGACACCTCCGACATGCGCCGGGGGCGCAGCACCGCCAACGCCAAGTGGGGCAACGCACCCAGCGTGCTGGTGGGCGACTTTTTATACGCCCGCGCGTTTGAAATGATGGTCGAGCTAGAAAGCCTGCCAATTATGAAGGTGCTATCACACGCCACCGCAGTGATAGCCGAAGGCGAAGTGATGCAACTGATGAACGTGAAGAACCCAGACTTGACCGAAAGTCAGTACATGCAGGTGATTCATAACAAGACGGCGATGCTGTTCGAGGCATCTTCGCACTCCGGCGCCTTGCTAGCCGGCGCAAATCACGCCCAGGAAGAAGCGCTGAAGAATTATGGAAAACATCTGGGGCTGGCATTTCAACTGGTGGACGACGTACTGGACTATCGCGGTGACGCCGAAACCATGGGTAAAAACGTGGGTGACGACCTGGCCGAAGGTAAAACCACATTACCGCTGATTTATGCCATCGCCAACAGCAGCGATGACGAAAAACAGCTGATTCGCCGCGCGATCCGCAAGGGCGGGCTAGACGATCTGCAACCGGTTATGGCGATTATAAACACCACCGGCGCGCTGGATTACGCCATGGACAAAGCCAAAGATCAGGCACAGCAGGCCAAGGACTGCTTGCAAAGCCTACCCGCTAGCGAACACCTCGACGCGCTCTACCTGCTGACCGACATTGCGGTTGCCCGCATCAGCTAA
- the murJ gene encoding murein biosynthesis integral membrane protein MurJ — MMTMTSRVLGLVRDMVIARYFGAGAGADAFFVAFKIPNFLRRLFAEGAFSQAFVPVLSSYRENQPATEVKRLVDAVAGSLGLVLLGVTLVAMLGAPVLTAVFAPGFLGDDIKFALASDMLRITFPYLLLISLTAFAGGILNSYDRFAVPAFTPVLLNLAMIAAAVWLAPLMNEPIMALAWGVLIAGALQLFFQLPFLMRLGLMPRPRVDYRHEGVSRILKLMVPALFGVSVSQINLLLDTVLASFLQTGSVSWLYYSDRLAELPLGVFGIAIATVILPSLSRKHTADSADQFSATLDWAVRAVLIIGVPSALALGLLAEPLIATLFHYGEVTDYDVAMSAQSLRAYSSGLLAFMVIKVLAPGFFARQDIRTPVKIGIIAMVANMVLNLILIFPLAHAGLALATSLSAWLNAFLLWRGLKAIGAWRSQPGWGKFGLQLALANGALVAVILWLNAPVNQWLAAGGFQRSQDMAIMVIAGTLAYFVTLALAGVRIKHFRHR, encoded by the coding sequence ATGATGACCATGACGTCGCGGGTGCTGGGGCTGGTGCGGGATATGGTGATTGCTCGCTATTTTGGTGCCGGTGCCGGTGCCGACGCGTTTTTTGTGGCCTTCAAGATTCCTAATTTTCTCCGTCGGTTGTTTGCCGAAGGTGCGTTTTCGCAAGCGTTCGTGCCGGTGCTGTCGTCTTATCGTGAAAACCAGCCGGCGACTGAAGTCAAGCGCCTAGTGGATGCGGTTGCCGGCTCGTTGGGCCTGGTACTGTTGGGGGTCACTCTGGTGGCCATGCTCGGCGCGCCGGTGCTGACGGCGGTGTTTGCCCCGGGTTTTTTAGGTGACGACATAAAATTTGCATTAGCCAGCGACATGTTACGGATCACCTTCCCTTATTTGTTGCTGATCTCGTTGACGGCGTTCGCCGGTGGCATTCTCAACAGCTATGACCGCTTTGCTGTTCCCGCGTTTACACCGGTGTTGCTGAATCTGGCGATGATTGCTGCCGCCGTCTGGCTAGCGCCGCTTATGAACGAGCCGATAATGGCGCTTGCTTGGGGTGTGTTAATTGCCGGTGCGCTGCAACTGTTTTTTCAACTACCGTTTTTGATGCGTCTGGGCTTGATGCCGCGGCCCCGGGTGGATTACCGCCACGAAGGCGTTAGCCGGATTCTGAAGCTGATGGTGCCGGCGCTGTTCGGCGTGTCGGTAAGCCAGATAAACCTGCTGCTGGACACCGTTCTTGCCTCGTTTCTGCAAACCGGCAGTGTGTCGTGGCTGTACTATTCCGACCGCCTTGCGGAGTTGCCTTTAGGGGTGTTCGGCATAGCCATTGCAACGGTGATTTTGCCCAGTTTATCGCGTAAGCACACAGCGGACTCAGCGGATCAGTTCTCCGCCACTCTGGATTGGGCGGTGCGAGCGGTGTTAATCATTGGTGTACCGTCTGCGCTGGCCCTGGGATTACTGGCCGAGCCGCTCATTGCCACTCTGTTCCATTATGGCGAAGTGACTGACTACGATGTGGCCATGTCGGCTCAAAGCCTGCGCGCTTATTCTTCGGGCCTGCTGGCATTCATGGTCATCAAGGTGCTGGCGCCGGGCTTTTTTGCCCGCCAGGACATTCGCACCCCGGTGAAAATTGGCATCATCGCCATGGTCGCTAATATGGTGCTCAACCTGATACTGATCTTCCCCTTGGCGCACGCAGGCCTGGCGCTGGCCACATCGCTGTCGGCCTGGCTTAATGCCTTTTTGCTGTGGCGCGGTTTAAAGGCCATCGGCGCCTGGCGCAGCCAGCCCGGCTGGGGCAAGTTCGGGCTGCAGCTTGCGTTGGCGAACGGCGCGCTGGTGGCGGTGATTTTGTGGCTCAACGCGCCGGTGAATCAGTGGCTGGCGGCCGGCGGCTTTCAACGCTCCCAGGATATGGCAATAATGGTGATTGCAGGCACACTTGCGTACTTTGTTACACTGGCGCTGGCCGGGGTGCGTATAAAACATTTTCGCCACAGGTAA
- a CDS encoding DUF2057 family protein, with translation MNHRRLSGSFSVFRLLLPAVMLVVLAGCSSSVSRVETWQGNAAQAVNAATLKAPGEIRVTAVNGRSVGNFLMDDLALDYALLPGQNDVVFIYKTIWAKTTVVDNGESKVDIVESKPQLASFDAKAGTVYEFRFDEPTTRREAEREMKDFSAEIVSSAGQVATVSTNYVPSQALARTPIPGIAGVQATSAAAQGNALDTLKAVWANASDEEKKNFLRWAFE, from the coding sequence ATGAATCATCGCCGTCTGTCTGGCTCGTTTTCTGTTTTCAGGTTGCTGCTTCCTGCCGTTATGCTGGTCGTTCTTGCTGGCTGTTCCAGCTCCGTGAGCCGTGTAGAAACCTGGCAAGGTAACGCGGCTCAGGCCGTGAATGCGGCGACTTTGAAAGCACCGGGAGAGATTCGGGTAACGGCGGTTAACGGGCGTTCCGTGGGCAACTTCCTGATGGACGATCTGGCGCTCGACTACGCTCTTTTGCCCGGTCAGAACGATGTGGTGTTTATTTATAAGACTATCTGGGCAAAGACCACCGTCGTGGATAATGGCGAGTCCAAGGTCGATATTGTTGAAAGCAAGCCGCAGTTGGCCAGCTTTGACGCCAAAGCCGGTACTGTCTACGAGTTCCGTTTTGACGAGCCGACAACGCGCAGAGAAGCCGAGCGTGAGATGAAAGATTTTTCAGCGGAGATTGTAAGCAGTGCTGGCCAGGTAGCGACCGTATCAACGAATTACGTGCCAAGCCAAGCACTCGCCAGAACACCTATTCCGGGAATAGCCGGCGTTCAAGCGACGTCAGCCGCAGCGCAAGGCAATGCTCTGGACACTCTGAAGGCTGTGTGGGCAAACGCCTCAGACGAAGAGAAGAAAAACTTCCTGCGCTGGGCTTTCGAATAA
- the rplU gene encoding 50S ribosomal protein L21 → MYAVIVSGGKQHRVKEGETLKLEKLEVETGSNFEFDRVLLIANGDDVKVGAPVVDGAKVTAEVVSHGRHDKIQIIKFRRRKHSMKRQGHRQWFTEVKITGIQG, encoded by the coding sequence ATGTACGCAGTTATTGTTAGCGGTGGCAAACAGCACCGTGTAAAGGAAGGCGAAACTCTGAAGCTAGAGAAGCTGGAAGTAGAAACCGGTAGTAACTTTGAGTTCGACCGTGTTTTGCTGATCGCCAACGGCGACGACGTTAAAGTAGGCGCGCCAGTTGTTGACGGCGCCAAAGTGACTGCGGAAGTTGTCAGCCACGGTCGTCACGATAAGATTCAGATCATCAAGTTCCGTCGCCGGAAGCATTCTATGAAGCGTCAGGGCCACCGTCAGTGGTTTACTGAAGTAAAGATCACGGGTATTCAGGGCTAA